In one Armatimonadota bacterium genomic region, the following are encoded:
- a CDS encoding ABC transporter permease, with amino-acid sequence MNAVRVLARWDTRAVLRDRWFISAAVAFGALTLAAAALALASPSIAGLSSFDRITATLIHLTMLFAPLLGLTAGAGWIAGERESGALIMLLSQPLQRAELFAGKYLGVARALLAAVLTGFGSAGVLLAARVGSDQLPAFLWLVVLALLLALASLSLGFLLSAAAPNRSRALGEALLAWLVLVIVSDLGILGTALILRLPAPVVLVLAALNPVSAFRMAAILGVSGTAELLGPVGLYAAERLGPVGLLAALCAVLVCWAVGAYYAARLRFEQVVET; translated from the coding sequence GTGAACGCCGTCCGGGTCCTGGCCCGCTGGGACACCCGCGCCGTGCTGCGGGACCGCTGGTTCATTTCCGCTGCCGTCGCTTTCGGCGCGCTCACCCTCGCTGCCGCCGCACTGGCCCTGGCCAGCCCGTCCATCGCCGGTCTCTCCTCCTTCGACCGCATCACCGCCACCCTGATCCACCTGACGATGCTGTTCGCACCGCTGCTCGGCCTGACCGCCGGCGCCGGATGGATCGCTGGCGAGCGCGAAAGCGGCGCCCTGATCATGCTCCTAAGCCAGCCGCTGCAGCGGGCGGAGCTGTTCGCCGGCAAGTACCTGGGGGTGGCCCGGGCGCTGCTGGCCGCCGTGCTGACGGGATTCGGCAGCGCCGGGGTGCTCCTGGCGGCCCGCGTGGGTTCGGACCAGCTGCCCGCCTTCCTCTGGCTGGTTGTGCTGGCGCTGCTGCTGGCTCTGGCATCGCTTTCCCTGGGGTTCCTCCTTTCGGCGGCAGCACCAAACCGCAGCCGAGCCCTGGGTGAGGCGCTGCTTGCCTGGCTCGTCCTGGTTATCGTCAGCGACCTGGGCATTTTGGGGACCGCCCTCATCCTGCGCCTGCCCGCACCGGTCGTCCTGGTCCTGGCCGCCCTCAACCCGGTGAGCGCCTTCCGCATGGCCGCCATCCTGGGCGTCAGCGGCACCGCTGAGCTGCTGGGGCCTGTGGGACTCTACGCGGCAGAGCGCCTGGGCCCGGTGGGACTGCTGGCCGCACTGTGCGCGGTCCTGGTCTGCTGGGCCGTCGGTGCCTACTACGCCGCCCGGCTGCGGTTTGAGCAGGTGGTGGAGACGTGA
- a CDS encoding FixH family protein yields the protein MTAKRLRPTVLPILVALPAVALLSLACAPRAQSTVGEADWQAYLSATPQRPAALRPVILQLRLTDRQGAPLDVADLEGYAGMPEMEHGESRITFRRTAPGVYVAEHTFSMDGRWVIRLQGRRNGAPFAGRVAVEVGR from the coding sequence GTGACCGCCAAACGGCTCCGGCCGACCGTCCTGCCGATCCTGGTGGCGCTTCCGGCTGTGGCCCTTCTGTCTCTAGCCTGCGCGCCCAGGGCGCAGTCGACGGTCGGCGAGGCGGACTGGCAGGCGTACCTGAGCGCCACGCCACAGCGTCCCGCGGCGCTGCGGCCGGTGATCCTGCAGCTGCGGCTGACAGACCGCCAGGGCGCGCCCCTGGACGTCGCGGACCTGGAGGGCTACGCCGGGATGCCGGAGATGGAGCATGGCGAGTCGAGGATCACCTTCCGTCGCACCGCCCCCGGCGTCTACGTCGCCGAGCACACCTTCTCCATGGACGGCCGGTGGGTCATCAGGCTGCAGGGACGGCGCAACGGCGCCCCCTTTGCCGGCCGCGTGGCCGTGGAGGTGGGCAGGTAA
- a CDS encoding DUF2269 family protein, with the protein MSLYLLLKFLHVLAAMVAVGTNATYGLLLARAHREPAHLGHVRESVRALDRSIANPAYVVVLVTGLLLVWVGPVPLAAPWLLSALLLFLLAAVLGLGVLTPLTRRQGQVLQRYSPDAPEYAYLRRRINRISGLAAALVLAILYLMVVKPPLWGR; encoded by the coding sequence ATGAGCCTGTACCTGCTGCTCAAGTTCCTGCACGTGCTGGCGGCCATGGTCGCGGTGGGCACCAACGCCACTTACGGGCTGCTCCTGGCACGCGCTCACCGTGAGCCGGCGCACCTTGGCCACGTCCGGGAGAGCGTGCGGGCGTTGGACCGGAGTATTGCCAACCCTGCCTATGTTGTGGTCCTGGTCACCGGCCTGCTGCTGGTGTGGGTTGGCCCGGTTCCCCTGGCCGCTCCCTGGCTGCTTTCCGCCCTGCTGCTGTTCCTCCTGGCCGCCGTCCTGGGCCTGGGGGTCCTGACGCCGCTGACCCGTCGCCAGGGCCAGGTCCTGCAGCGCTACAGTCCGGACGCCCCGGAGTATGCTTACCTGCGCCGCCGGATCAACCGGATCAGCGGCCTGGCCGCAGCCCTGGTACTGGCGATCCTCTACCTGATGGTGGTGAAGCCCCCACTGTGGGGCCGTTAA
- a CDS encoding radical SAM protein — MKDESLVITAWDGEEAIFTYDRAGRLFAAWVGQRLYRRALDGRMIEKHTVTVSGVRTPLRRLLPPEEASTCLDRAAHVAAAAAAALERGEVDLLWTASTQPSLAEAGRMVAAAASFDSRASRLDAARFFQVYRPVGILPPDQYMALVLQVTEGCHWNRCAFCTFYRGVPFRVKPLPEFAAHVEAVGRFLGEGVSLRRAIFLGEANALLLPVDDLLARLLVVAEWSRRMGREPGPVGAFLDVFTGKRRTVEDFTRLRAAGLRRVYLGVESGDDGLLRLLNKPQQAADVAALVQTLKAAGLAVGVVVLAGIGGREFARSHVARTLGLLNSLPLGPGDLIYLSAYRPPSERQVADRTQDVRPLSQDETRAQLRALQQGLRFPPGRSPRVARYDVEEFIY, encoded by the coding sequence GTGAAGGACGAGAGTCTGGTCATCACGGCCTGGGACGGCGAGGAGGCCATCTTCACGTACGACCGTGCTGGCCGCCTCTTCGCCGCCTGGGTCGGACAGCGGCTCTACCGTCGCGCCCTGGACGGGCGGATGATCGAAAAGCACACGGTCACGGTGAGCGGCGTCCGTACTCCTCTACGCCGGCTGCTGCCCCCGGAAGAGGCCTCGACCTGCCTCGACCGCGCCGCGCACGTCGCTGCTGCTGCCGCCGCAGCCCTGGAGCGCGGAGAGGTGGACCTGCTGTGGACGGCCTCCACCCAGCCCTCGTTGGCGGAGGCGGGACGCATGGTTGCCGCCGCGGCGTCCTTTGACAGCCGGGCCTCGCGACTCGATGCGGCACGCTTCTTCCAGGTCTACCGCCCCGTGGGCATCCTTCCGCCTGATCAGTACATGGCGCTGGTCCTGCAGGTCACGGAAGGGTGCCACTGGAACCGATGCGCCTTCTGCACCTTCTACCGTGGCGTCCCCTTCCGGGTGAAACCCCTTCCGGAGTTTGCGGCGCACGTGGAGGCGGTGGGCCGGTTTCTGGGCGAGGGGGTGAGCCTGCGCCGCGCCATCTTCCTGGGTGAGGCCAACGCCCTGCTGTTGCCGGTCGACGACCTGCTGGCCCGGCTGCTGGTGGTGGCGGAGTGGTCCAGGCGGATGGGACGCGAGCCCGGCCCGGTGGGCGCCTTCCTCGATGTCTTCACCGGGAAGCGCCGGACCGTGGAGGACTTTACCCGGTTGCGCGCTGCGGGGTTGCGCCGCGTCTACCTGGGGGTGGAGAGCGGCGACGACGGCCTGCTCCGCTTGCTGAACAAGCCGCAGCAGGCGGCGGATGTGGCTGCCCTGGTGCAGACCCTGAAGGCGGCAGGGCTGGCAGTGGGAGTCGTCGTCCTGGCGGGGATCGGGGGGAGGGAGTTTGCCCGAAGCCACGTGGCCCGCACCCTGGGCCTGCTCAACTCCCTGCCCCTGGGGCCCGGGGACCTGATCTACCTATCCGCTTACAGGCCGCCCTCCGAGCGCCAGGTTGCTGATCGCACACAGGATGTGCGGCCCCTCTCCCAGGACGAAACGCGCGCCCAGCTTCGGGCGTTGCAGCAGGGTCTGCGCTTCCCCCCGGGGAGGAGCCCTCGGGTGGCCCGCTACGACGTCGAGGAGTTCATCTATTAG
- a CDS encoding MFS transporter: protein MTEGSPPVVAQVTVPSRRFRSLGGNVLVAGLVSFFTDIASEMIVPVLPLFLTVTLRAPVAAVGLIEGVAESTASVLRVFAGWLSDRAGRRKPLVVVGYALSNLTKPLLAVAGAWPHVLAVRFVDRVGKGVRTAPRDALIADSVAAEHRGLAFGFHRAMDTAGAAVGPLLAFAALALAPEHYRAVFWVAAVPGAAGILTAALFLRDVGRPAAAARPPRLAFTRLGRPFAHFTVAATIFALGNSSDAFLILRARNLGLSPAAIPLVYFAFNMVYALLSTPAGALSDRLGRRRVLVAGYAVFAVVYLGFALVRVPLASWAVPALFLVYGVYYALAEGAQRAFVVDLVPAHLRATALGTFATATGLALLPASIIAGRMWDALGPAAPFFYGGAAATAALLLLLLLRERPLAIRDRPS from the coding sequence ATGACCGAGGGTTCCCCTCCCGTGGTGGCCCAGGTCACCGTCCCCTCCCGGCGTTTCCGGTCTCTTGGCGGCAACGTCCTCGTCGCCGGCCTGGTCAGCTTCTTCACCGACATCGCCTCGGAGATGATCGTCCCGGTGCTGCCGCTGTTCCTCACGGTGACGCTGCGGGCGCCGGTGGCTGCCGTGGGGCTGATCGAGGGGGTTGCGGAGAGCACCGCCAGCGTCCTGCGGGTCTTCGCCGGGTGGCTCTCCGACCGTGCCGGTCGGCGCAAGCCGCTGGTCGTAGTCGGGTACGCGCTCTCCAACCTGACCAAGCCCCTGCTGGCCGTGGCGGGGGCCTGGCCGCATGTGCTGGCGGTCCGGTTCGTCGATCGAGTGGGCAAGGGGGTGCGCACAGCGCCACGCGACGCCCTCATCGCCGACTCCGTGGCAGCGGAGCATCGCGGGCTGGCCTTCGGCTTCCACCGGGCCATGGACACCGCGGGAGCCGCGGTGGGGCCGCTGCTGGCTTTCGCCGCGCTGGCGCTGGCCCCGGAGCACTACCGCGCCGTCTTCTGGGTCGCCGCCGTCCCAGGGGCGGCCGGCATTCTCACCGCAGCGCTCTTCCTGCGGGATGTGGGCCGGCCCGCCGCTGCCGCACGCCCGCCCCGCCTGGCCTTCACCCGGTTGGGGCGTCCCTTCGCCCATTTCACGGTGGCGGCCACGATCTTTGCCCTGGGCAACTCCTCCGACGCCTTCCTGATCCTGCGGGCCCGCAACCTGGGCCTGTCGCCTGCGGCGATTCCGCTGGTCTACTTCGCCTTTAACATGGTCTACGCACTGCTGTCCACGCCGGCGGGAGCGCTCTCCGACCGGCTGGGCCGGCGCCGCGTGCTGGTCGCAGGGTACGCCGTCTTCGCCGTCGTCTACCTCGGCTTCGCGCTGGTCCGCGTCCCCCTGGCCTCCTGGGCCGTTCCAGCCCTCTTCCTGGTCTACGGAGTGTACTATGCGCTGGCCGAGGGGGCCCAGCGAGCCTTTGTGGTGGATCTGGTCCCGGCCCATCTGCGGGCTACCGCTCTGGGGACCTTCGCCACGGCCACCGGGCTGGCGCTGCTGCCGGCCAGCATTATCGCGGGGCGGATGTGGGATGCGCTGGGCCCGGCTGCTCCCTTCTTCTACGGCGGGGCCGCGGCCACGGCCGCCCTCCTCCTGCTGCTGCTGCTGCGCGAGCGGCCCCTCGCCATACGCGACCGGCCCTCATGA
- a CDS encoding DUF6062 family protein, translated as MQRDMLFYALLGAVDRGHCPVCHLSLESVRRFLWGFLYEGVNDPWFREELTTARGFCPVHAWRLPAFFNSATGVAIVYRHLLEEFRRAFIAAAEPQVVGAGGGRRWLLRAGQVRQEAARGIRAWLAGRRPCPACREQWAAEERYVAAAARAAADADFRSRYESSLGLCLRHLAAVVAQMADSADLEWLLRTERRLIERLSHELSEFWRKHDYRFHDEPMGEEGSSWQRVLHKVAGAPGIVWR; from the coding sequence GTGCAGCGCGACATGCTGTTTTACGCCCTGCTGGGGGCTGTTGACCGTGGCCACTGCCCCGTCTGCCACCTCAGCCTGGAGAGTGTGCGCAGGTTCCTCTGGGGATTTCTCTACGAGGGGGTGAACGACCCCTGGTTCCGGGAGGAGCTGACCACGGCGCGCGGCTTCTGCCCTGTGCACGCCTGGAGGCTGCCGGCGTTCTTCAACAGCGCCACCGGTGTGGCCATCGTCTACCGTCACCTCCTGGAGGAGTTCCGCCGCGCTTTCATCGCCGCTGCCGAGCCGCAGGTCGTGGGGGCAGGTGGGGGACGGCGCTGGCTGCTGCGCGCCGGCCAGGTCCGCCAGGAGGCCGCACGGGGGATCCGGGCGTGGCTGGCGGGGCGGCGCCCCTGTCCCGCCTGCCGGGAACAGTGGGCCGCAGAGGAGCGGTACGTGGCAGCGGCAGCGCGGGCCGCGGCGGATGCGGACTTCCGCTCCCGCTACGAGAGCAGCCTGGGCCTGTGCCTGCGGCACCTGGCCGCTGTTGTGGCGCAGATGGCCGACTCCGCCGACCTGGAGTGGTTGCTGCGGACAGAACGCCGGCTGATCGAGCGGCTGAGCCATGAGCTCTCCGAGTTCTGGAGGAAGCACGACTACCGCTTCCACGACGAGCCCATGGGAGAGGAAGGGTCCTCCTGGCAACGGGTACTGCACAAGGTCGCCGGCGCCCCGGGGATTGTCTGGCGCTGA
- a CDS encoding GAF domain-containing sensor histidine kinase: MLSFALLGLLSVGIGIELAVTAFLLLRFVESREAQVGWWAAAFALYTAHVLLEALAFIWPGVIILRHLFFVLAAAAIARSLGPLPLPLSPLLAVVAIVLSALLLPSFPGWAAVPPSLLGGAWFVLAAVRYLRGVGGLEERSSLLVFGGLLLTGAISLAYPLLRPQPIWVGVGAGLSGLFTIAFALGVLLRSWARARDLATVNAVAETLNRSTNIQEALQTSLQRIVELMNLRSGWVFIQEDGGYTLAAHRALPEPLAANDAAAMAGDCRCLQLLREGRLRQAVNTVPCLRLENAGWPQVRHASVPLYTAGRAVGVMNLLLPEGRNLVGRELDMLAAVGHQIALAVERNRLFEEVRAKEAARGELIEKLLTAQEDERRRIARELHDEAGQALTALILNLEMAERAAPPEEATRLERLRAIAEHTLGELRTLIYELRPTILDDLGLGAAIRWLVKEVVEPTGIKVDLQLQGLERRLPHAVETAVFRIAQEAFNNMLKHAQASRVRVAVGVDHREVSITVEDNGRGFNPATVPPSRTGRGLGLLGMRERAELLGGRLVVESTVGQGTRVHGVLPLRDGGG, translated from the coding sequence ATGCTTTCTTTCGCCCTGCTGGGCCTGCTGTCCGTCGGTATCGGCATCGAGCTGGCGGTGACGGCGTTTCTCCTCCTGCGGTTTGTGGAAAGCCGCGAGGCCCAGGTGGGCTGGTGGGCGGCGGCCTTCGCCCTTTACACCGCTCACGTACTGCTGGAGGCGCTGGCCTTCATCTGGCCGGGCGTGATCATCCTGCGGCACCTCTTCTTCGTCCTGGCAGCAGCAGCCATCGCCCGCAGCCTGGGACCGCTCCCCCTGCCGCTCTCACCGCTGCTGGCGGTGGTGGCGATCGTCCTCTCCGCGCTGCTGCTGCCCTCCTTCCCTGGCTGGGCCGCCGTTCCGCCGTCGCTGCTGGGCGGCGCCTGGTTCGTCCTGGCGGCGGTGCGCTACCTCCGCGGGGTGGGCGGTCTGGAGGAGCGGTCTTCCCTGCTGGTGTTCGGCGGCCTCCTGCTCACCGGGGCCATCTCCCTGGCCTATCCGCTTCTGCGGCCGCAGCCCATCTGGGTCGGCGTGGGCGCGGGGCTCTCCGGACTCTTCACCATCGCCTTTGCTTTAGGGGTGCTGCTGCGGAGCTGGGCCCGCGCCCGCGACCTGGCCACGGTCAACGCCGTGGCCGAGACCCTGAATCGCTCCACTAACATCCAGGAGGCGCTGCAGACATCGCTGCAGCGGATCGTGGAGCTGATGAACCTGCGCAGCGGGTGGGTGTTCATCCAGGAGGACGGCGGCTATACCCTGGCCGCTCACCGTGCCCTCCCGGAGCCGCTGGCCGCCAATGACGCCGCGGCCATGGCCGGTGACTGCCGCTGCCTGCAGCTATTGCGCGAAGGGCGGTTGCGCCAGGCCGTGAACACCGTCCCCTGCCTGCGGCTGGAGAACGCCGGTTGGCCACAGGTGCGGCACGCCAGTGTGCCTCTGTATACCGCGGGCCGTGCGGTGGGCGTGATGAACCTCCTGCTGCCGGAGGGCCGCAACCTGGTGGGCCGGGAACTGGACATGCTGGCCGCGGTGGGACACCAGATCGCGCTGGCCGTGGAACGCAACCGCCTCTTCGAGGAGGTGCGGGCCAAGGAAGCTGCGCGGGGAGAGCTGATCGAGAAGCTGCTCACCGCGCAGGAGGACGAACGGCGGCGCATCGCCCGCGAACTGCACGATGAGGCGGGACAGGCGCTGACCGCCCTCATCCTCAACCTGGAGATGGCCGAGCGGGCGGCTCCGCCGGAGGAGGCCACACGCCTGGAGCGGCTGCGTGCTATCGCCGAGCACACCCTGGGTGAGCTGCGTACCCTGATCTACGAGCTGCGTCCCACCATCCTGGACGACCTGGGGCTGGGGGCGGCCATCCGCTGGCTGGTCAAGGAAGTAGTAGAGCCCACCGGCATTAAAGTGGACCTGCAGCTCCAGGGGCTGGAGCGGCGTCTGCCGCATGCGGTGGAGACCGCCGTCTTCCGCATTGCCCAGGAGGCGTTCAATAATATGCTCAAGCACGCGCAGGCCTCCCGGGTCCGCGTGGCCGTGGGGGTCGACCACCGGGAGGTCAGCATCACGGTGGAGGACAACGGCCGGGGCTTCAACCCGGCGACGGTGCCGCCCAGCCGGACGGGCCGGGGACTGGGGCTGCTGGGCATGCGCGAACGGGCGGAGCTGCTGGGCGGCAGGCTGGTGGTGGAAAGCACGGTGGGACAGGGCACCCGGGTGCACGGCGTCTTGCCGCTGCGCGACGGCGGAGGTTAG
- a CDS encoding response regulator transcription factor produces the protein MAKIRVVIADDHAVVREGVKMILSREPDIEIVGEAGNGREALDLVAKTRPHVVVMDISMPEMGGVEATRRVKEAYPKVNVLALTMHEDESYVFQLLKAGASGYVLKRGAAQDLVQAIRSAARGEAFLYPSVARSVLADYLKRVEAGEERHRFDGLTEREREILALIAEGLSNQEIAQKLFISIKTVQTHRTHIMEKLDLHNRAQLVRYAIRKGLIEP, from the coding sequence GTGGCCAAGATCAGGGTCGTCATTGCCGATGACCACGCGGTAGTCCGGGAGGGGGTCAAGATGATCCTCAGCCGGGAGCCGGACATCGAGATCGTGGGCGAGGCCGGCAACGGCCGCGAAGCCCTGGACCTGGTGGCCAAGACCAGGCCGCACGTGGTGGTGATGGACATCTCCATGCCGGAGATGGGGGGCGTGGAGGCTACCCGCCGCGTCAAGGAAGCCTACCCCAAGGTAAACGTGCTGGCGCTGACCATGCACGAGGACGAGAGCTACGTCTTCCAGTTGCTCAAGGCCGGTGCCTCAGGGTATGTACTCAAACGGGGAGCGGCACAGGACCTGGTGCAGGCCATCCGCTCCGCCGCCCGCGGCGAGGCGTTCCTCTATCCCTCGGTGGCGCGCAGTGTCCTGGCCGACTACCTGAAGCGCGTAGAGGCCGGCGAGGAGCGGCACCGCTTCGACGGGCTGACGGAGCGCGAGCGGGAGATCCTGGCCCTGATTGCCGAGGGCCTGTCCAACCAGGAGATTGCCCAGAAGCTGTTCATCAGCATCAAGACCGTGCAGACTCACCGTACGCACATCATGGAGAAGCTGGACCTGCACAACCGAGCTCAGCTGGTCCGCTACGCCATCCGCAAGGGCCTGATCGAGCCCTAG
- a CDS encoding response regulator transcription factor, producing the protein MVSRETVRVLIVEQFPTTAAVIRALLAGSSRVSVVGEAAEAPQALRLLEHLRPDVVILDGALGHRDGHSLIRQMKEAQPGVRLIVLSDHPDPLYQEAAAASGADRLILKVHLVTELLPAIRAVLPEAGPA; encoded by the coding sequence ATGGTGTCCAGGGAAACGGTTCGAGTCCTCATCGTCGAGCAGTTTCCGACGACCGCGGCGGTCATACGCGCCCTGCTGGCGGGCTCGTCCCGCGTCAGCGTGGTGGGGGAGGCGGCGGAAGCCCCTCAGGCGCTACGGCTGCTGGAGCACCTCCGCCCCGACGTGGTCATCCTGGACGGGGCGCTGGGGCACCGGGACGGCCACAGCCTCATCCGGCAGATGAAGGAGGCCCAGCCCGGGGTGCGCCTGATCGTCCTCAGCGACCACCCCGATCCCCTCTACCAGGAGGCGGCCGCGGCCTCAGGCGCCGACCGCCTCATCCTCAAGGTACATCTGGTCACCGAGCTGCTTCCCGCTATCCGGGCTGTCCTCCCGGAGGCCGGTCCCGCCTAG
- a CDS encoding spore germination protein GerW family protein: MLEELQQRLREMQGQAGVRVVFGEVMEIEGRKVIPVASVAYGFGLGGGQAPKAGGDGATGGGGGGGLRVEPLALVEVAEGRLRVQPIVNVTRLAILGMLLVAWNVFWITRTIGVSVRARARGGG, translated from the coding sequence ATGCTGGAAGAGCTGCAGCAGCGACTGCGGGAGATGCAGGGACAGGCGGGGGTACGTGTCGTCTTCGGCGAGGTGATGGAGATCGAGGGGCGGAAGGTCATCCCTGTGGCCTCCGTCGCCTACGGGTTCGGTCTGGGAGGAGGACAGGCGCCCAAAGCCGGAGGGGACGGGGCGACCGGGGGCGGCGGAGGGGGCGGGTTGCGGGTGGAGCCGCTGGCCCTGGTCGAGGTGGCGGAAGGGAGACTCAGGGTCCAGCCCATCGTCAACGTCACCCGGCTGGCCATTCTGGGAATGCTTCTTGTGGCGTGGAACGTCTTCTGGATCACCCGCACCATCGGGGTCAGCGTCCGGGCCCGGGCCAGAGGGGGCGGCTGA
- a CDS encoding universal stress protein: MKVSTILYATDGSLHARKALDWVVDIARRRQARVIVVTAYEPIPRDLGSPFLEELMARRPAEGEAVAREATAILERERVPFEEEVLEGPAAEAILRVARTRGCDLIVMGSRGLGRLEVALLGSVSQRVVQEAPCPVLIVR; the protein is encoded by the coding sequence GTGAAGGTATCCACCATCCTCTATGCCACCGACGGTTCTTTGCACGCGCGTAAGGCCCTGGACTGGGTCGTGGACATAGCGCGGCGGCGGCAGGCGCGGGTCATTGTCGTCACCGCCTACGAGCCCATCCCCCGGGACCTGGGCAGCCCCTTCCTGGAGGAGCTGATGGCGCGGCGCCCGGCGGAGGGAGAGGCCGTGGCCCGTGAAGCGACGGCGATTCTGGAGCGGGAGAGAGTGCCCTTCGAGGAGGAGGTCCTGGAGGGGCCGGCTGCGGAGGCTATTCTGCGGGTGGCCCGTACCAGGGGCTGTGACCTGATTGTGATGGGGTCGCGGGGGCTGGGACGCCTGGAGGTGGCACTGCTGGGCTCGGTGAGCCAGCGGGTGGTGCAGGAAGCCCCCTGCCCCGTGCTCATCGTCCGCTGA